The Papio anubis isolate 15944 chromosome 5, Panubis1.0, whole genome shotgun sequence genome has a segment encoding these proteins:
- the HAPLN1 gene encoding hyaluronan and proteoglycan link protein 1 isoform X2 has product MKSLLLLVLISICWADHLSDNYTLDHDRVIHLQENGPRLLVEAEQAKVFSHRGGNVTLPCKFYRDPTAFGSGIHKIRIKWTKLTSDYLKEVDVFVSMGYHKKTYGGYQGRVFLKGGSDNDASLVITDLTLEDYGRYKCEVIEGLEDDTAVVALDLQGVVFPYFPRLGRYNLNFHEAQQACLDQDAVIASFDQLYDAWRGGLDWCNAGWLSDGSVQYPITKPREPCGGQNTVPGVRNYGFWDKDKSRYDVFCFTSNFNGRFYYLIHPTKLTYDEAVQACLNDGAQIAKVGQIFAAWKLLGYDRCDAGWLADGSVRYPISRPRRRCSPTEAAVRFVGFPDKKHKLYGVYCFRAYN; this is encoded by the exons AAAATGGCCCCCGTCTACTTGTGGAAGCAGAGCAAGCCAAGGTGTTCTCACACAGAGGTGGCAATGTTACACTGCCATGCAAATTTTATCGAGACCCTACAGCATTTGGCTCAGGAATCCATAAAATCCGAATTAAGTGGACCAAGCTAACTTCGGATTACCTCAAGGAAGTGGATGTTTTTGTTTCCATGGGATACCACAAAAAAACCTATGGAGGCTACCAGGGTAGGGTGTTTCTGAAGGGAGGCAGTGATAATGATGCTTCTCTGGTCATCACAGACCTCACTCTGGAAGATTATGGGAGATATAAGTGTGAGGTGATTGAAGGATTAGAAGACGATACTGCTGTGGTAGCACTGGACTTACAAG GTGTGGTATTCCCTTACTTTCCACGACTGGGGCGCTACAATCTGAATTTTCACGAGGCTCAGCAGGCGTGTCTGGACCAGGATGCTGTGATCGCCTCCTTCGACCAGCTGTACGACGCCTGGCGGGGCGGGCTGGACTGGTGCAACGCCGGCTGGCTTAGTGACGGCTCTGTGCAATATCCCATCACAAAGCCCAGAGAGCCCTGTGGGGGCCAGAACACGGTGCCTGGAGTCAGGAACTACGGATTTTGggataaagataaaagcagatatgatgttttctgttttacatcCAATTTCAATG GCCGTTTTTACTATCTGATCCACCCCACCAAACTGACCTATGATGAAGCGGTACAAGCTTGTCTCAATGATGGTGCTCAGATTGCCAAAGTGGGCCAGATATTTGCTGCCTGGAAACTTCTTGGATATGACCGCTGTGATGCGGGCTGGTTGGCGGATGGCAGCGTCCGCTACCCTATCTCTAGGCCAAGAAGGCGCTGCAGTCCtactgaggctgcagtgcgcttCGTGGGTTTCCCAGATAAAAAGCATAAGCTGTATGGTGTCTACTGCTTCAGAGCATACAACTGA
- the HAPLN1 gene encoding hyaluronan and proteoglycan link protein 1 isoform X1, giving the protein MKSLLLLVLISICWADHLSDNYTLDHDRVIHLQAENGPRLLVEAEQAKVFSHRGGNVTLPCKFYRDPTAFGSGIHKIRIKWTKLTSDYLKEVDVFVSMGYHKKTYGGYQGRVFLKGGSDNDASLVITDLTLEDYGRYKCEVIEGLEDDTAVVALDLQGVVFPYFPRLGRYNLNFHEAQQACLDQDAVIASFDQLYDAWRGGLDWCNAGWLSDGSVQYPITKPREPCGGQNTVPGVRNYGFWDKDKSRYDVFCFTSNFNGRFYYLIHPTKLTYDEAVQACLNDGAQIAKVGQIFAAWKLLGYDRCDAGWLADGSVRYPISRPRRRCSPTEAAVRFVGFPDKKHKLYGVYCFRAYN; this is encoded by the exons caGAAAATGGCCCCCGTCTACTTGTGGAAGCAGAGCAAGCCAAGGTGTTCTCACACAGAGGTGGCAATGTTACACTGCCATGCAAATTTTATCGAGACCCTACAGCATTTGGCTCAGGAATCCATAAAATCCGAATTAAGTGGACCAAGCTAACTTCGGATTACCTCAAGGAAGTGGATGTTTTTGTTTCCATGGGATACCACAAAAAAACCTATGGAGGCTACCAGGGTAGGGTGTTTCTGAAGGGAGGCAGTGATAATGATGCTTCTCTGGTCATCACAGACCTCACTCTGGAAGATTATGGGAGATATAAGTGTGAGGTGATTGAAGGATTAGAAGACGATACTGCTGTGGTAGCACTGGACTTACAAG GTGTGGTATTCCCTTACTTTCCACGACTGGGGCGCTACAATCTGAATTTTCACGAGGCTCAGCAGGCGTGTCTGGACCAGGATGCTGTGATCGCCTCCTTCGACCAGCTGTACGACGCCTGGCGGGGCGGGCTGGACTGGTGCAACGCCGGCTGGCTTAGTGACGGCTCTGTGCAATATCCCATCACAAAGCCCAGAGAGCCCTGTGGGGGCCAGAACACGGTGCCTGGAGTCAGGAACTACGGATTTTGggataaagataaaagcagatatgatgttttctgttttacatcCAATTTCAATG GCCGTTTTTACTATCTGATCCACCCCACCAAACTGACCTATGATGAAGCGGTACAAGCTTGTCTCAATGATGGTGCTCAGATTGCCAAAGTGGGCCAGATATTTGCTGCCTGGAAACTTCTTGGATATGACCGCTGTGATGCGGGCTGGTTGGCGGATGGCAGCGTCCGCTACCCTATCTCTAGGCCAAGAAGGCGCTGCAGTCCtactgaggctgcagtgcgcttCGTGGGTTTCCCAGATAAAAAGCATAAGCTGTATGGTGTCTACTGCTTCAGAGCATACAACTGA